The following is a genomic window from Plasmodium yoelii strain 17X genome assembly, chromosome: 12.
tttttttttttatattttttttttttaaaaaatcttttaaaaatttatttttttttatatcattttttaaaatattctgAAACACATATTCTTCATCTTTAATCTTATTTATCGATTGAGCTAAACTgttgtttttctttttcagaAATCCTGAAATATCAGAATTTTTACATGCTGAATTTATACAATCAGAAAAAATACTATCTATTGTTGAAATTTCCCATTCTCCATTAAGATCTAAATTATTCTTATCACTTTCAGTATCATATTCCACATcagtatttatatttatttcattttttattttttcatttatgtTAATTGGTACAATATTTGCCTCATCAACTAAATTTGATTCATCTATTAAATTCGATTCATCTATTAAATTTGATTCATCTATTAAATTTTCTGTCTTTTCTTCAATAATTtggtcatttttttttattttttttttatgtttattattCGTAATATTTCGAATgatattaacatttttactctcatttttttcaactttatcatgaatattttgtttttttttcaattgttTTAATTGCTCAATTAATTCTTTATTACGCTTAAGCAATTTAGAATATGCTTGTTTACTTATTTcttctttcttttttaatttattaatataaatttcttCTCTTTCATGTAGTTTTGATattaaattttcttttttttgtataatattattatgttttttttgcTCTTCTTTTAAAAGTGTGCttgtttttaaaaagttgtttttcattttcatgaTATCGacttttaaatgttttatttgttgttcattttcatttaattttttttgaattttctctttttcttttgttatttttgttaaattttgTTTCATTGATTCgatatttttacaatttttattattattattactatttatttgtaaatattgtaatttttttttcaaatcaACAATGCTATTAGTTAGTATCTCATTTTTGGTATTGTATTCCTTCTTTTCTTTATTAACTTGTTTGATTTTGCAAATAtcttgttttattattttttgcaatttatttaatttattctttaaaaaatttggAGATACATTTATATCTCCACTGCTATTTGAATACATACTTCTATAGGATTCATTTTCACTACCCTCATCATTTTCACTATCCTCATCATTTTCACTGCCACTAAATtgtttatgttttatttttgtttgcCTATTTTTAAACTGTTTTAACGATTTTTCTATACAACCCtttgaatattttaaatcaaaattatCAGAAAtttcatcatcattatctGTGGATTCgtttttatcataataatgataatcctcattattaaaatttgtttcatttttgtTTTCTCTCTCTTTTATTACCTTTTTTTtgtcaatttttttttttaatttttctgaATGATCAAGTAAATCgtcataaatattattacttgaaaaaaataaatctgaAAAGACAAAATCatgataatttttatttccatccTGATTTTTCAACACTTGGTCATCCTTACCATTtctattattaatttttgataACATttcctttctttttttatattcccTTAAAACTTGAAAACACcaatctttttcatttttatttccatttaaataattcattaCATATTCCACAAAAGCTGTATTATTTTTGGTATTTCTACTTATATCTATATCTGTATAACATTCCcttatttctttttctgttttttttcgtttaattttattttttatctctCTTTCTAATTCAATCTCGCTATAATAACCCTTCCGAATTTTACCACcccaaaataaattatatacactTTTAAGTTTGTTCAAAGAATTGATTGATTTTCCAGTATCCTCATCAATATTATGTCTGTTATTATtgttgtaatttttttttatttttttttttgtcattttttttttatcattatcctttttggaaaaaaaaaatttgtaaCAATTTTTACTTTGAGAATCTTTGCCAGATTTCACACCTTTtcctttattatatttttcatttaatttaaCTTTTGAaccttttttcatttttttaataattttatttagttcattaatttttttttcatatcctttatttttttcaaaaatattaatatattttttatttagatcatttaattttttttcattaaatttatttaactCATATTGTCTAAAAATATCttctacatattttttatctttttctaaatttaaaaataaatatttattttccaaaAAGCTAAAATCAAAATCGTTACTCTCTTCATTTCCTTCTATTATATTAATCTTTTCACACATTCCACAaactttatttaattttattgattCCTCTTCcttctcatttttttcaacacCATTATCAGTACTACTTATGATTCTCTTTATTGTAGAATCATTTTCTGGTAAAACTTCATTTACAAATTCGAGGTCagtttgtttgttttttttataagggATTATATTGTTTGTCATCTCATTATTATCTTCCTTTTtacaatttatattatctaaATAATTACTTTGACAACATATTTTGCTGTTTTCTATAgaatttaaattatagattttatcatttttgtGAATATTTGTAATAGATAATACTTCAGAATTGGTGGAAGGAattatatcaaaatattttttatcattttctatgTTAACCGATTTTGGAGAAATGCAACATTCTGGATCTTTGGTAGAACAAGTAGGAGAATTAACACGATTGACATAACTTTTTCGTATTAaggatatataataaaatattaaacacattaacttttttcttttaatatttaaatttttaattttttttaaaagtataCAATTTTGATCAGataattcttttaattttttatcatcagcAAAATTGTATTTGTCTTTACATTcaactttatatttttttaattctaaatttaaattaaatagtTGTTTTCTCAAATcattaattattaaattatttatatcataatttattattgggttattttttattttttttgttcttgCCGCATATTTAACTGTACTAAAAGTTTCATAAAAATCCGAAGGTTCGATACTTATACATGCAATCATAATAGTTTTACTATTTCCTCCTAATGAATCTTGTAATATTCTTGTTAATTTTGAATTTCTATATGGTATATGttgaactttttttttactagACAAACCATAAATAACATTACTTAATGACAATAAAccataattaatattgattGCTTCTTTCAATCTGTTTCCTTTTGTTTCAGTTCTTTTTGCTCTTTCACTTCCTGCTAAATCAACAAAATGAAGTTTAGAACAAattatttcttcttttttttcattttcttctattTTATTAGCATTATTTGATTCAGATGTGGTCATTACTCGTTCATTCAAAGATGCATTAGTAGAAtcttttatatcattattgaTTCGTTGATTTAccttttttccattttttccattttttacaTCTCCACtaacatttatttcatttgttACTCCATTTTCTACtactactttttttttttgaattaaattaattgtaAAAATTGCATGTGATCTACTCGATTTATCATTCATAAATGTTCTTTCTGTTGTTCTTAATAAATTTCCTTTATGTAAAATTGCAAATGAATCATCTACATTTGAAACTTTAGCAGTTTTAACCCCcatcaaaattatttcctttttatttatatcttctcttattgatatatttttatttatttttttattattatttttttttttattatttatttttaaatccttattattaataaaagtaCCAATAGTTGAAGTATTACAtttatttccaattttttcatcataatcTTCTTCAGAAAAATCGATCAAATCTATTATTTCTTCGttatatatttcaatataTGTACATGATGTATCAAAAGTTacattatttgttttttgttttttatcaatcatattaaatatatcatttaaaaatCTTGGCAAAATACCAATATTTTCTGttactttatttatataatcaaaTCCCATAGTATATGTTTTACCTGACCCAGTTTGCCCATAAGCAAATATTGTACAATTATAACCatcaaataaattttctAAAAATTTATCAGACAAATATGAATAAACATCTTCTTGTTGACTTTCTTCTTTAAATActttatcaaataaaaatttttgattatttatacatatacaattattattatattttatatttttttcatcattacaatttacattttttccCAAATCTTCACAAAatttttctccttttttttttggtcgAATCCTTACAACAACTTgacaattatttttatcaaatgtAGTTCCTTCTTCACATTCTCGATTATTTTGATCACTTAATATTTCCTCATTATTATCACTTAAATTACAAAtttcatcataatttttatattgacttattttatttattccaattttttcatcattagaACTTGAATAATTATCAAAAATAGATTCTATGTCTTTTTCAGtagataaaaatgtatttacATTTTCAGACTCACGTTTCTTATTTTCTACTATTTCATCATCATTGTTCTTATCTACtttgttattattacataattgaatattttcattttgaataattatgggtatatttttattaaattcgatattacaattatttatatcaatttGATTATCTATTaatgaattattttctatatttttatttacatcttttaaaaatacattGGAATTTAACTGTTCATGTTTATCAGGTTCTATATCAAAAATGCTCTGATCTccctttttgtttttttggctattttgttcataactTCCATTTTTATCTCTATTCCCTAAATATTCgctcattattatttttcataaattttaaCACAAATGAACCCacatttacaaatatatttatctttgcacatatttatacacatttaatacatgtaatatatatatacatctaTATGTACAAGAGCCTGTGGAAATACTACTGAACCTGTGTTCTATCTATGGTTGTGTGGGGAAGTGATGGGGTAACTAAGTTTTCTGATATTGTGGGgccaaaaaatgtataaaataaacgAAATAAACGAAATATACGAAATATACGAAATATACGAAATAAACGAAATATACGAAATATAcgaaatatacaaaatatacgAAATATACGAAATATACGAAATATACGAAATAAACGAAATATTGCTTATAATGATACCAACAAATTGGTGAgctaatattttaaaaggcCCCACTAAATCTGCTAAACATTTGTagtttttttctattttcaaattattgTAAATACTAATTCATAAAagtgtataaatatatatgcacaaactttttatattttcttagggtttttattttgtgcatataatagcatgtttttatatctattggacataaacaaaataatatacgctcaaaatattttttgttattatccTCTGATAaggcatatatataatgtatatagataaaatataaatatgaagcTTTGATATATGAATATGGCTTAGATATTAAAAGACTAGGCATTCAAAAATCACATAAATGTACACATACATACAAACACTTGTGTTTCGAAATATATAACACACGTTATTTGAATTTACTAACACGATCACCTTATTATGatagaataatatatgtagTATTTCAAGGTAATAATTTATGTaacatgtaaaaaaaataaataaaataaatgtaatataaatggaaaaattaaaaataaaacgaaaaacaaacaaaaaataaactcATACTATAcacattatatatgtatataaatacaattttaCACTTAAAAAATGGGCTTATAAATAAATCgtcttatatattatttatgtacTTTTTTGCGCATATTGCACAATTATTACTTGttcaaataaattttgacaaaaattgtattttcaaattttttatattttaacgAAAATTCATGTTTCACTAAATAAAagcaattattttataatagattatcaaaaagtataatatgcttatgaaaatatttaaacttatattaaaattataaaatataattatttaaaaaaatatattttataattattgtaGTTACAGCACAAATTTTATTTCCCAATTTGAATAAATCtccaaaatatattaagcaTATTTATTAGTGTTACACATCATTGATTGCtatcacatttttttttctcattataTTTCTACTTGTttggtttatttttatttatttattattctcagttatattattgttttgtaaaaaaaaaaaatggaaaaattggaaaaattggaaattatataaaataccattaaaaaaatagcgacaaaaaataaaattgtatacGAAAAAAAGTAGCTATAGCTTCaagaaaattattaaaaacaaattaatttaaaaggATATGTCAAATATAAACCGTTTTAGTTGTGTGAATAAAAAAACGCATGTAATTCCATAAAGTTTAAGTTTTCCACATTTTTCGTTAAAatgtattttcatttatttgatACCCTATCACTGTTAATCACCActgttgttttttttttttaatgagcATGCAACAACATAACGCaatgtataaatttttttttaattgagaagcatattcaaataaatatacacaaattatataagGATATACATACTGCTTTAAatcttcttttattttataaaatttatgaacattttaaaaatactCCTAATTATGTTTGCGTGTcatgaataaataataatcacaataaaaataaatacaatgGGCTCAAAATACTAGCccagtatatatttttttttttttgatgattttaaaaaattccaATCTCTTCCTACAAAACTTCACATTTCGATGCTGTATATCGAAATGAAAAATCACATTATTACATATACATCTTCGATTGTTATAActatatttgaataaaaatgaaaagcaTTTTGGAAAGAAATAGATTTAGAATAACCCATAAATTTACAAGGTTTTATAATAGTACTGAGAATAATGAgcatagaaaaaataataactctATTGTTAAAAGCGATAATTCAATAATAAACTACAAAATGGTATTAgggattaaaaaaattgagaTTTCCaatttatcatcattatgcagagattttcataatatttttcgaataaataaatatgcattggtaaaatatacaaatgaTGTATTaccatttataaaatatttaagaaCAAGCGAAATAGTTATGATTTTACACCATTATGcacatataaattataataatataaatttttataataatgtatgGAATCAAatcataaataaattatatgatataGATTGTAAAGAGCTAgctttaattatatatagtatgggtaaaataaaatatttaaataataaagatatgATTTTACTTTTTGaaagtgaaataaaaaaatggataaataaattaagtgGTAGAGATTGctcattaatattaaaaggaTTGaacaatttaaattataataataataatatatatttaatgatatatGATCGAATATTAACTATTGCTGATGATCTTAATTTATTAGACATATGTATAATACTTAATACACATAGTAAATCTAAAAACataaacataaatatttttgaaattttattaaataaatctttatcattttattcttttttaaatgaGCAATGTATTGCTTCATTATTATGGAGTGTTAGTAATGCCAGTATAAAAtcagaaaaatatttttctcttCTTACTCTCAAGCTCAGATTGTTAATGCATGAAAAGTTAATCAAAAATTCTGAGATCAGTCAAGAAAAAATACCCGATAGCAATGCACAGAATGTCGACATAAAAAAAGATGCGACCCGAGATAAGGCCCCAATTAACGACCCCGACAGCGGCAAAGTTTTAGAACGACCAAACAACGACAAAATTTTAGAACGacaaaaacaaaatgtaGAACGACCCCAACGAAATGTAGAACAACCCCAGCAAAGTGTCGAGCGGAATAATCAAGGGAAAATTACTAATGACAATgacaatttttttgaaaattataatgacgTCATTTCAGAATCACAACCATATGACAGTGAAGATAAACAAgatgatgataatttaaaaagttTAAATTACGAAATAAGTATGAACAGTTCAtgtaaatatgaaaatttaataCCTTCGATTATCTATTCATTTGGAAAACAACgaacatatttaaaaaataatataaatatagataaaaaattatataaccACATTATTAACAGTTATAATGctcaaaattatataaataaatcacCAGTTGATACtgtgtatatatttgatatatcTAGAGATTTTTTAAGAGATAAAAATGTGtttaataatagtaatattaatgataaaaataaaataaaattaaaaaaatatcaaaataaaaaatattatgaacatattatttttataataaataactacttaacacattttataaacaatgtacattataatgatttaaaaaatatattatttgggATAGCAAAAATAGAAATgtttatagataaaaaattatttaataatatttttgaattaattatatttcatgttaaaaaaaatatgtataaaagttatgaaataattaatttatcaaGATCTTTATCCTTATTACCACATGTACCCACAAATATATGGATAGACATTTTtgaattttacaaaaataagTTTATTTCAAATACAAGTGTAAAAAACAATTGCtatctattttatatattttcttttgttaaaaaaaaattaaataattataattttgacatatgtttaattgagcatataaataaaaaaattgttaacaTTAATGAGGATGATGtaataaatgtaataaaagCTTTGATCAAtcttaattattataacaacGAATTAGTAAATAACATATCaaattatatagaaaaaaattatacagcttttaatttaatagatattgtatatatattaaaatatttcacATCCATGGATTTAAGgaatacaaatattttttcattatttgcTTTAacagttaaaaaaaataatacaaaacaTAATTATGCTATAATTTCAACAATCTCGTCTTTTTATTTACAGGTTTGTGACTATACATACATGTTAtgcatattataataaaaatgtattatctttttattaattaatccttgtttttttatcattttaacTAGtggtttatattttttacaagcTATATATTCCATTTTTCTCTTTATAGATGAATATATTCCCTAAAACAATTGAGGATATATTATTAcaggaaaaaaaaagtagtGAAATTTGTTTCAAAACTGAAGAAATTATTTGTgatgaataattttttttttaaatgcttTAGAGTTTTCactttatattaataatttgtaCATTCAAAATTTTACTATGtaatttcttcatttttttgtaaatatttttaagctttataaaatttgtaaaaGGAATTAATATGAGGTTCCTTTGTATCAGCAGTAGATGTTGGTTCCCCTTTTTTTGTTAAGCTATCTTCAAAtggaaaacaaaaaatattttttaaatatttctgATCAAAACCTTTAGG
Proteins encoded in this region:
- a CDS encoding kinesin-4, putative, whose product is MSEYLGNRDKNGSYEQNSQKNKKGDQSIFDIEPDKHEQLNSNVFLKDVNKNIENNSLIDNQIDINNCNIEFNKNIPIIIQNENIQLCNNNKVDKNNDDEIVENKKRESENVNTFLSTEKDIESIFDNYSSSNDEKIGINKISQYKNYDEICNLSDNNEEILSDQNNRECEEGTTFDKNNCQVVVRIRPKKKGEKFCEDLGKNVNCNDEKNIKYNNNCICINNQKFLFDKVFKEESQQEDVYSYLSDKFLENLFDGYNCTIFAYGQTGSGKTYTMGFDYINKVTENIGILPRFLNDIFNMIDKKQKTNNVTFDTSCTYIEIYNEEIIDLIDFSEEDYDEKIGNKCNTSTIGTFINNKDLKINNKKKNNNKKINKNISIREDINKKEIILMGVKTAKVSNVDDSFAILHKGNLLRTTERTFMNDKSSRSHAIFTINLIQKKKVVVENGVTNEINVSGDVKNGKNGKKVNQRINNDIKDSTNASLNERVMTTSESNNANKIEENEKKEEIICSKLHFVDLAGSERAKRTETKGNRLKEAININYGLLSLSNVIYGLSSKKKVQHIPYRNSKLTRILQDSLGGNSKTIMIACISIEPSDFYETFSTVKYAARTKKIKNNPIINYDINNLIINDLRKQLFNLNLELKKYKVECKDKYNFADDKKLKELSDQNCILLKKIKNLNIKRKKLMCLIFYYISLIRKSYVNRVNSPTCSTKDPECCISPKSVNIENDKKYFDIIPSTNSEVLSITNIHKNDKIYNLNSIENSKICCQSNYLDNINCKKEDNNEMTNNIIPYKKNKQTDLEFVNEVLPENDSTIKRIISSTDNGVEKNEKEEESIKLNKVCGMCEKINIIEGNEESNDFDFSFLENKYLFLNLEKDKKYVEDIFRQYELNKFNEKKLNDLNKKYINIFEKNKGYEKKINELNKIIKKMKKGSKVKLNEKYNKGKGVKSGKDSQSKNCYKFFFSKKDNDKKKMTKKKIKKNYNNNNRHNIDEDTGKSINSLNKLKSVYNLFWGGKIRKGYYSEIELEREIKNKIKRKKTEKEIRECYTDIDISRNTKNNTAFVEYVMNYLNGNKNEKDWCFQVLREYKKRKEMLSKINNRNGKDDQVLKNQDGNKNYHDFVFSDLFFSSNNIYDDLLDHSEKLKKKIDKKKVIKERENKNETNFNNEDYHYYDKNESTDNDDEISDNFDLKYSKGCIEKSLKQFKNRQTKIKHKQFSGSENDEDSENDEGSENESYRSMYSNSSGDINVSPNFLKNKLNKLQKIIKQDICKIKQVNKEKKEYNTKNEILTNSIVDLKKKLQYLQINSNNNNKNCKNIESMKQNLTKITKEKEKIQKKLNENEQQIKHLKVDIMKMKNNFLKTSTLLKEEQKKHNNIIQKKENLISKLHEREEIYINKLKKKEEISKQAYSKLLKRNKELIEQLKQLKKKQNIHDKVEKNESKNVNIIRNITNNKHKKKIKKNDQIIEEKTENLIDESNLIDESNLIDESNLVDEANIVPININEKIKNEININTDVEYDTESDKNNLDLNGEWEISTIDSIFSDCINSACKNSDISGFLKKKNNSLAQSINKIKDEEYVFQNILKNDIKKNKFLKDFLKKKNIKKKISPIRIKLEKEKFMNKNVSKILQALYVKRQNEGEDNEKNEIINRQNYESINLVINTGEKNKEIEKSLTNKFYEEKINEDVLYYEEKLKESNENIKNLKKNLIKKKEEMMLQKVVKDLLKKLCYNYKKRKENEKKVNSLKKFIYSENLFISKIYNNFVFTNDLLLNNSTMPPPDQLLKKNNYFSQFYSKKLSIENIKYDDHFKNHKNYEILKQGKNILNSSFCEGTENSTHFNPNNTAYLYKTNNLDNEFLENPISKYKRRNTYSLYKEMGTNYEQNNNEINLKKRSNKSRLMENIYLDHCSKKRMILSSFTNPNILNENNQKSSNNLHDMDKLNMEENNNRFVNPNLDYIGYENIKSSDPINYENNIDTQVEISNKRIVNLINKKIDQKKSENFINYCENNKECIKKLGEKNNYPGLKVLFDMPLNSYIKRKSIDNCYILYSDKNEEKDENCSEIVNNLVTQNCTENMSQFISSNNKNKKEDVTYYETVNKPSISFIEDPEKMENPNRINLTGHTEDNINNEGNINNEDNINNEDNINDEDNINNDDNINDESEIYGIINKPEISKIKKNISKICTMVPKKLKNNGNNKNMCKEMEKKCDSNLVKENVTKDSTETINAKLVNNNDKLKNSLMVDGKDKKTKNRSINLKTKIRKIETNNSIPSKGQTIDEEKKRTSNNKNGKNNKNLMINDEENNLCNPTKCIEQIIDKNKGNEMNNKNCIGIETEQNNSFNCEIDKEYLKQMEKIHEESINIFKNKIKDITTIKVDTLRNINNTEGKSTNCIYGNNSNIYNRGNNISYENYNYYENLNTGGDSYNNLVLEKSYKNMCIKNCHKYGVSGLCVKETNNNTLQFLSSSLNSIKLWDNKKEIWNYEHINIKNEKSTFINSLIISFQNNCFFAGINSYVHLFDIRISPKFLQKYYYSDKNDGSLLISLLNDRSNYIPFILHHGIPNGAVSDPTLLSNRNGLIDEPDTLSFPNEGSDNGNDNGNIKNNQTNNLNENETYDRQYNNRENCENGNIASHNYISNIGDKNSKDKLKIIKEVDNFQSEYCICACGNENFIKVFDIRKNGDNMWLAKIPVTNKIEYITHIPMKKNTKNNLKNTNILKNIIIASRDKTVKIWKKGWVSFYPPSYDWCTSLSYFPLTDLIQNKNHSYNIDENKNIFSNYDSLVVSGSRDSHLRFWLYSTDGASNEFNKFMKIIKNAHKVDITCVSKYQGNNFITTDRDGFIQMWDCNIFFKETDKFLVGMDLHNTCMNLMVNKIGKMFRHSTSPINKIAYHENTFLTASNDGSIKIFYEK
- a CDS encoding heptatricopeptide repeat-containing protein, putative yields the protein MKSILERNRFRITHKFTRFYNSTENNEHRKNNNSIVKSDNSIINYKMVLGIKKIEISNLSSLCRDFHNIFRINKYALVKYTNDVLPFIKYLRTSEIVMILHHYAHINYNNINFYNNVWNQIINKLYDIDCKELALIIYSMGKIKYLNNKDMILLFESEIKKWINKLSGRDCSLILKGLNNLNYNNNNIYLMIYDRILTIADDLNLLDICIILNTHSKSKNININIFEILLNKSLSFYSFLNEQCIASLLWSVSNASIKSEKYFSLLTLKLRLLMHEKLIKNSEISQEKIPDSNAQNVDIKKDATRDKAPINDPDSGKVLERPNNDKILERQKQNVERPQRNVEQPQQSVERNNQGKITNDNDNFFENYNDVISESQPYDSEDKQDDDNLKSLNYEISMNSSCKYENLIPSIIYSFGKQRTYLKNNINIDKKLYNHIINSYNAQNYINKSPVDTVYIFDISRDFLRDKNVFNNSNINDKNKIKLKKYQNKKYYEHIIFIINNYLTHFINNVHYNDLKNILFGIAKIEMFIDKKLFNNIFELIIFHVKKNMYKSYEIINLSRSLSLLPHVPTNIWIDIFEFYKNKFISNTSVKNNCYLFYIFSFVKKKLNNYNFDICLIEHINKKIVNINEDDVINVIKALINLNYYNNELVNNISNYIEKNYTAFNLIDIVYILKYFTSMDLRNTNIFSLFALTVKKNNTKHNYAIISTISSFYLQMNIFPKTIEDILLQEKKSSEICFKTEEIICDE